The following proteins are co-located in the Verrucomicrobiota bacterium genome:
- a CDS encoding calcium-binding protein encodes MPITDQEREERITYKIIVDCYNELEVAMGWYYYLQDNLNFPFDARISGSSQYNTLPENETVTVVSMADEEDCENSMWVTIKTRDGEIIMPLEQIEPINSSGKTSEAVNDWLYWLDQDYQF; translated from the coding sequence ATGCCTATCACGGATCAAGAACGCGAGGAGCGCATTACCTACAAGATCATTGTGGATTGCTACAACGAGCTAGAAGTCGCGATGGGTTGGTATTACTACCTCCAGGACAATCTGAATTTTCCTTTTGATGCCCGCATTTCCGGATCATCGCAATACAACACTCTTCCCGAGAATGAAACCGTGACAGTTGTTTCCATGGCAGATGAGGAAGACTGCGAAAACTCGATGTGGGTGACCATCAAAACACGAGATGGTGAAATCATTATGCCTCTTGAGCAGATCGAGCCGATCAATTCTTCAGGTAAAACGAGCGAAGCTGTAAATGATTGGCTCTACTGGTTGGACCAAGACTACCAATTTTAA
- a CDS encoding type II toxin-antitoxin system RelB/DinJ family antitoxin, with amino-acid sequence MKNLQITLPDGLRKEADQVFSEIGMDTSTAIRIYLRKVVQTRSIPFDLEAPRETVEMFPVDKETQTKMDAVASAWKKRKR; translated from the coding sequence ATGAAAAATCTTCAAATTACGTTGCCGGATGGGCTACGCAAGGAAGCGGACCAAGTGTTTTCCGAAATTGGAATGGATACGTCTACGGCGATCCGCATCTATTTGCGAAAAGTCGTCCAAACCCGAAGTATTCCCTTTGATCTGGAAGCACCCCGAGAGACAGTCGAAATGTTTCCCGTGGATAAGGAGACCCAAACGAAGATGGATGCTGTTGCTTCCGCATGGAAGAAGCGAAAGCGATAA
- a CDS encoding aldehyde dehydrogenase (NADP(+)), translating into MTSFNGLSFIGAARGQETGDTFNAVNPATGETLAPYFHGATAEEVARACEIAWQAFLEYRLLPDSERATFLRTIADEIEAIGEPLVERGVAETGLPAARFQAERGRTCGQLRLFADLLDDGDWVMARVDQAIPDRKPLPKPDLRCQQRGIGPVVVFGASNFPLAFSVAGGDTASALAAGCPVIVKAHHAHPGVAELVAGAVRKAAEKCGLPEGVFSMLFGSGRVVGKALVEHPRIKAVGFTGSRAGGCSLMEVAAARPEPIPVYAEMSSINPVVILPGALSERASAIAEGLSGSVTLGVGQFCTNPGLVFLPAGEAADAFAEKLGAELAKTPACPMLTKGIREAYAEGVSHKEANAAVEKVYGSDADTGPGESHAGPQLFKTTAEAFTMDPEMLEEVFGPSTLLVTWENEDQLFAAVESLEGQLTATLHGNEEDWSTAAPLVSALELKAGRLVFNAFPTGVEVCHSIVHGGPFPATADGRSTSVGTLAIYRFTRPVAWQDCPEDLLPQALR; encoded by the coding sequence ATGACCTCATTCAACGGACTTTCCTTCATCGGTGCCGCCCGCGGCCAAGAAACCGGTGACACTTTCAACGCGGTTAACCCGGCAACCGGCGAGACGCTCGCACCCTACTTTCACGGGGCCACGGCGGAAGAAGTTGCCCGTGCCTGCGAAATCGCCTGGCAAGCGTTTCTCGAGTATCGCCTTCTCCCGGATAGCGAGCGCGCGACTTTCCTACGCACGATTGCCGACGAAATCGAAGCGATTGGAGAGCCTTTAGTTGAGCGAGGGGTCGCCGAGACCGGGCTACCCGCCGCGCGCTTTCAGGCAGAGCGAGGGCGCACTTGTGGACAGCTTCGGCTCTTTGCCGATCTTTTGGACGATGGCGACTGGGTCATGGCTCGGGTTGATCAGGCAATTCCGGACCGCAAACCCCTTCCGAAACCCGACCTCCGCTGCCAGCAACGGGGGATCGGTCCTGTCGTTGTCTTTGGCGCCAGCAACTTCCCACTCGCATTTTCGGTTGCCGGAGGAGACACTGCGTCCGCCTTGGCTGCGGGTTGTCCCGTGATCGTGAAAGCGCATCACGCCCACCCCGGAGTCGCGGAGCTGGTGGCTGGAGCCGTGAGAAAAGCCGCCGAGAAATGTGGTCTTCCCGAAGGCGTGTTTTCGATGCTCTTTGGGAGCGGTCGGGTGGTCGGTAAAGCATTGGTCGAACACCCCCGGATCAAAGCCGTCGGCTTTACCGGCAGCCGTGCTGGTGGTTGCTCTCTGATGGAAGTGGCAGCAGCCCGTCCGGAACCCATCCCAGTCTACGCCGAGATGAGCAGCATCAACCCTGTAGTCATTCTCCCCGGTGCCCTCTCCGAACGAGCGAGCGCCATCGCAGAAGGTTTGAGCGGCTCGGTGACTTTGGGCGTCGGTCAATTCTGCACCAATCCGGGTCTAGTGTTCCTACCCGCTGGTGAGGCGGCAGACGCCTTTGCCGAAAAACTGGGGGCCGAGTTAGCCAAGACTCCTGCTTGCCCGATGCTGACGAAAGGCATTCGCGAAGCCTACGCGGAAGGCGTTTCTCACAAGGAAGCGAACGCAGCTGTTGAGAAGGTTTACGGAAGCGACGCAGACACAGGCCCAGGCGAGAGCCATGCCGGTCCGCAGCTCTTCAAAACCACTGCCGAAGCCTTCACAATGGATCCGGAAATGCTCGAAGAAGTCTTCGGCCCATCGACCCTTCTGGTAACTTGGGAAAACGAGGATCAACTCTTCGCAGCGGTCGAATCACTCGAAGGCCAACTGACCGCAACTCTCCACGGAAACGAAGAAGATTGGTCCACCGCCGCTCCACTGGTTTCCGCCCTCGAACTCAAGGCGGGGCGCCTAGTCTTCAACGCCTTTCCAACAGGAGTCGAAGTCTGTCACAGCATCGTCCACGGCGGTCCCTTCCCCGCCACCGCAGATGGCCGAAGCACGAGCGTCGGCACCCTTGCGATCTACCGATTCACGAGGCCGGTAGCCTGGCAGGACTGCCCGGAAGACTTGCTACCTCAAGCATTGCGGTAA
- a CDS encoding fumarylacetoacetate hydrolase family protein — protein MNDSLTSSDNPTFTSYRPENVLPANGSQGTWVGRVWVPASKADNGLAGPRVVCVSNGTVSDLSRIYPTMTELVNSENPVDSIRSAGTLPELLPLDELLENSLFANRASRLQEEESIVLLAPNDLLATKACGVTFVKSLLERVVEEKAGGDAGRAQEIRAIIMDSLGSDLSTVKPGSPETDVLKKRFQEAGIWSQYLEVGIGKDAEVFTKHQPMASVSYGAEIGVLPDSNWNNPEPEVVLAISKYGKIVGATLGNDVNLRDYEGRSALLLGEAKDQNGSCSIGPFFRLFDEGFSLEIVKNSEIELTITGADGFRDSGRNRMAEISRPPEDLAAQAIGDHHQYPDGLVLFLGTMFAPTADRGQEGQGFTHKIGDRVEIASPELGRLVNWVNHTDRIQRWDYGISDLIEYISKSSLQETKIS, from the coding sequence ATGAACGATTCACTAACATCTTCAGACAATCCAACCTTCACGAGCTATCGTCCGGAAAACGTTCTGCCTGCAAACGGATCCCAAGGGACCTGGGTGGGACGGGTTTGGGTACCGGCCTCCAAGGCCGACAACGGCCTTGCCGGTCCGCGCGTGGTTTGTGTGAGCAACGGCACGGTCTCTGATCTCTCCAGGATCTACCCCACCATGACCGAGCTGGTGAACAGCGAGAACCCGGTCGACTCGATCCGCTCGGCAGGCACCCTCCCCGAGCTCCTTCCGCTCGACGAGTTATTGGAAAACAGCTTGTTCGCGAACCGGGCATCGCGGTTGCAGGAGGAAGAGTCCATTGTCCTCCTCGCGCCCAACGACCTTCTGGCGACCAAGGCTTGCGGGGTGACCTTTGTCAAAAGCCTCCTCGAAAGGGTCGTCGAAGAGAAAGCAGGCGGCGACGCTGGCCGTGCTCAGGAGATCCGGGCGATCATTATGGACTCCCTCGGCTCCGATTTATCGACCGTCAAACCCGGCTCGCCGGAAACCGATGTCCTCAAAAAGCGGTTTCAAGAAGCCGGAATCTGGTCGCAATACTTGGAAGTCGGGATCGGAAAAGACGCAGAGGTATTCACCAAGCACCAGCCAATGGCCTCCGTTTCCTACGGTGCCGAAATCGGTGTCTTGCCGGACTCAAACTGGAACAATCCGGAACCCGAGGTTGTGCTCGCCATCTCCAAATACGGAAAGATCGTCGGGGCGACCCTTGGGAACGACGTCAACCTGCGCGACTATGAAGGACGGAGTGCCCTACTCCTGGGCGAGGCGAAAGACCAAAACGGTTCTTGCTCCATCGGCCCGTTTTTCCGGCTCTTCGACGAAGGGTTTTCTCTGGAGATCGTCAAGAATAGTGAGATCGAACTGACGATCACCGGTGCCGATGGTTTCAGAGATTCCGGACGCAACCGAATGGCCGAAATCAGTCGCCCGCCCGAAGACCTCGCTGCTCAGGCAATCGGTGACCATCACCAATATCCGGACGGTCTCGTGCTGTTCCTCGGCACCATGTTCGCTCCTACCGCAGATCGGGGGCAAGAGGGCCAAGGCTTCACCCATAAGATCGGCGACCGGGTTGAAATTGCTTCTCCCGAGCTGGGCCGGCTCGTGAACTGGGTCAACCACACCGACCGGATTCAGCGTTGGGACTACGGCATCTCCGACCTCATCGAATACATTTCAAAATCCAGCCTTCAAGAAACGAAAATCTCTTAA
- a CDS encoding SDR family oxidoreductase yields the protein MKLKGRIAIVTGAGDGIGRGIALALAKEGADLAVCARRESGVKETARLIEELGRQVYWENFDISSIESIEHFVANAFKALGPVSILVNNAAVMPVVDVEHMREDEFDLCVDAKFKSAVFFSKYCIPHMRETSGGSIIHMASVTGNVGFASHAVYGACNAALMGLARGQAMELAPLGIRVNSVSPGTVDSPMLHRFIADSGEDPATLKAAFDANHPRGVVGSIEEVAAPFVFLASDDAANITGTDIRCDGGFSFKGGQASSDPEERNQ from the coding sequence ATGAAATTGAAAGGAAGAATCGCGATTGTCACCGGCGCAGGCGACGGAATCGGCCGTGGCATCGCACTGGCGTTGGCCAAGGAAGGAGCAGATCTCGCCGTATGCGCCCGCCGGGAAAGCGGAGTGAAAGAAACCGCACGACTGATCGAGGAACTCGGTCGGCAGGTCTATTGGGAGAACTTCGACATCTCATCGATCGAAAGCATTGAGCACTTTGTTGCCAACGCCTTCAAAGCCCTCGGGCCGGTCTCAATTCTCGTCAACAATGCCGCAGTGATGCCCGTCGTTGACGTCGAGCACATGCGCGAGGACGAGTTCGACCTCTGTGTGGACGCAAAATTCAAATCGGCCGTCTTCTTTTCCAAGTATTGCATTCCTCACATGCGCGAAACCTCCGGGGGATCCATTATCCATATGGCCAGTGTCACGGGTAACGTGGGTTTCGCCAGCCATGCCGTTTACGGCGCTTGCAATGCTGCTCTCATGGGTCTTGCGAGAGGACAGGCGATGGAATTGGCCCCTCTGGGTATCCGGGTCAACAGCGTTTCGCCGGGAACCGTCGACTCTCCCATGCTCCACCGTTTCATTGCCGACAGTGGCGAGGATCCAGCCACCCTTAAAGCGGCCTTTGATGCAAACCATCCACGCGGTGTCGTAGGCTCGATCGAGGAGGTAGCCGCCCCCTTCGTCTTTCTCGCCAGCGACGACGCGGCCAACATAACGGGCACTGACATCCGTTGCGATGGCGGCTTTTCCTTCAAAGGAGGACAAGCCTCTTCCGATCCCGAGGAAAGAAACCAATGA
- the dgoD gene encoding galactonate dehydratase gives MKITAIKSVVVNAEMRNWVFCKVETDVPGLIGWGEASLEWKSRSLVAAIEDMAPMCIGEDPSRIEHLYQKMYRQSFWRLGVIGMSAISAIEQALWDIRGKDLGVPVYQLLGGRVRDKVRMYTHLGGGNMKAVYETFEVGPLIELAQEVVDNGYTAVKVVFVPYSEPLEGPATVKRFAKMMGALRHALGDSIDIMVDFHGRTYPAMAVQYINAIEEFSPYFCEEPVPPENVEALLEVRQSTRVPIATGERLVSRQQFRPVFEQRACHVIQPDLCHCGGLFEAKKIAAMAEAYQMGVAPHNPLGPVANAAALHFALSTPNFLIQEDMLTDVPWRWDVVQSQLETKDGYWLPCEAPGLGITVDEKEAAKHPFQQEVMHSTTIRAKDGAILDW, from the coding sequence ATGAAAATTACGGCGATAAAATCAGTGGTGGTAAACGCCGAGATGCGGAACTGGGTATTTTGCAAGGTGGAAACCGATGTGCCCGGTTTGATCGGTTGGGGAGAAGCTTCTCTCGAATGGAAATCCCGCTCGTTGGTCGCCGCGATCGAAGACATGGCCCCGATGTGCATCGGAGAAGACCCCAGTCGGATCGAGCATCTCTACCAGAAAATGTATCGCCAATCGTTTTGGCGGCTCGGCGTGATCGGCATGAGTGCGATCTCAGCGATCGAACAGGCCCTCTGGGATATTCGCGGTAAGGATCTAGGCGTGCCGGTCTACCAACTCCTTGGCGGGCGTGTGCGGGACAAGGTCCGCATGTATACCCATTTGGGCGGAGGGAACATGAAAGCGGTCTACGAAACGTTCGAGGTCGGCCCGTTGATCGAGTTGGCCCAGGAGGTAGTGGATAACGGATACACCGCCGTAAAAGTCGTATTTGTTCCCTACAGCGAACCGCTCGAAGGTCCGGCAACGGTGAAGCGCTTTGCTAAAATGATGGGCGCGTTGCGCCATGCGTTGGGGGATTCCATCGACATCATGGTCGATTTCCACGGGAGGACCTACCCGGCGATGGCGGTGCAGTATATCAACGCGATTGAAGAATTTAGCCCCTACTTTTGCGAGGAACCCGTCCCTCCCGAGAACGTCGAAGCCTTGTTGGAAGTGAGGCAATCGACGCGCGTCCCGATTGCAACGGGTGAGCGTCTCGTCTCACGCCAGCAGTTCCGTCCGGTCTTTGAGCAACGTGCCTGCCATGTGATTCAGCCCGATCTCTGCCACTGCGGCGGCCTTTTTGAAGCGAAGAAAATCGCCGCCATGGCGGAGGCTTATCAGATGGGCGTGGCTCCCCATAACCCTCTGGGCCCGGTTGCGAACGCGGCAGCCTTGCACTTCGCCCTGTCGACTCCCAACTTCCTGATTCAGGAAGACATGCTGACCGATGTTCCGTGGCGGTGGGACGTCGTTCAGAGTCAACTGGAGACCAAAGACGGCTACTGGCTGCCCTGCGAAGCTCCGGGTCTGGGGATCACCGTGGACGAGAAAGAGGCCGCAAAGCATCCTTTCCAACAGGAGGTCATGCATTCCACGACCATCCGGGCCAAGGACGGGGCCATTCTCGACTGGTAA